The proteins below are encoded in one region of Hordeum vulgare subsp. vulgare chromosome 3H, MorexV3_pseudomolecules_assembly, whole genome shotgun sequence:
- the LOC123444062 gene encoding splicing factor U2af small subunit B-like produces the protein MAEHLASIFGTEKDRVNCPFYFKIGACRHGDRCSRIHNRPTISPTIVLMNMYQRPDMITPGVDAQGQPIDPRKMQEHFEDFYEDIFEELSKFGEIETLNVCDNLSDHMIGNVYVQFREEDQAAAAHTALQGRFYSGRLIIVDFSPVTDFREATCRQYEENTCTRGGHCNFMHVKQIGKDLRKKLFGRYRRSQRGRSRSPSPHHRRERRDRDDYRGRDDFRRGGGGGGGGRRGGSSRHERHDDGGRRRYGGSPPRRARSPVRENSEERRAKIEQWNRERETK, from the coding sequence ATGGCGGAACACTTGGCTTCGATATTTGGTACAGAGAAAGACAGGGTCAACTGTCCATTTTACTTCAAGATTGGAGCTTGTCGTCATGGCGATCGCTGCTCTCGCATCCATAACAGGCCAACCATATCACCTACTATTGTGCTCATGAACATGTATCAGCGCCCTGATATGATTACCCCTGGGGTTGATGCTCAAGGCCAGCCGATAGATCCCCGCAAGATGCAGGAGCATTTTGAAGATTTTTATGAGGATATCTTTGAGGAACTGAGCAAGTTTGGTGAGATTGAGACCCTCAACGTCTGTGACAACCTTTCTGATCACATGATAGGCAATGTGTATGTCCAGTTCAGAGAGGAGGATCAGGCAGCAGCAGCTCATACGGCCCTTCAGGGACGCTTTTACTCTGGTCGCCTAATAATTGTTGACTTCTCTCCCGTGACGGACTTCCGTGAAGCGACCTGCAGGCAGTATGAGGAGAATACCTGCACTCGTGGTGGGCACTGCAATTTCATGCATGTGAAGCAGATAGGCAAGGATCTCAGGAAGAAACTCTTTGGGCGCTACAGGAGATCCCAACGAGGAAGAAGCCGCAGCCCAAGCCCACACCACAGGAGAGAGCGTCGTGACCGTGATGACTATCGTGGCCGTGATGATTtccgtcgtggtggtggtggcggtggtggtggacggAGGGGTGGGAGCAGCAGGCATGAAAGGCATGACGATGGAGGAAGGCGTAGGTATGGAGGCAGCCCTCCGAGGCGTGCAAGAAGCCCTGTGAGGGAGAACAGCGAAGAGCGCAGGGCCAAGATCGAACAGTGGAATCGTGAAAGGGAGACAAAGTAA